The proteins below are encoded in one region of Phaseolus vulgaris cultivar G19833 chromosome 1, P. vulgaris v2.0, whole genome shotgun sequence:
- the LOC137816083 gene encoding uncharacterized protein gives MVLSWLVNSVSLPIRQSVIWMDIVVDVWNDLKTRYSQGDLSRISDLQLEASSLNQNDLLGHAENVFYRKVGFPNQENKNFKFNNNKKICTHCGRNGHTIDTCYRKHGFPPGYNPPNSRTAPSLNVVLTDDIPFKNCQQEQDSGDMRSAFTAQQYQVLSALIKQNATNNIATQPPVQVNQVGSLTVDTNHKDSTTDNVTISNLYTSSKGSWILDSGATDHVCTCLSDFTSYKSIKHVLISLPMDIVSILVVLELWLSDNLTKEKIGIVEAKDGLYIFHASVFQRHTTNRSVHSFHSVLKDTNVWHNRLGHLSDERLHVLRYRYSFISAHKPYMCDTCHRAKQRKLLFALSDSITSKFF, from the exons ATGGTATTGTCCTGGTTAGTGAATTCGGTATCCCTTCCAATTAGACAAAGTGTGATTTGGATGGATATTGTTGTAGATGTGTGGAATGATTTGAAAACAAGATATTCTCAAGGTGATCTCTCTAGGATTTCCGATTTGCAATTAGAGGCATCTTCTTTAAATCAGAACGATTT ATTGGGTCATGCTGAGAATGTCTTTTATAGAAAAGTGGGTTTTCCaaatcaagaaaataagaatTTCAAATTCAACAACAATAAGAAAATTTGTACTCATTGTGGTAGGAATGGTCACACCATAGATACATGTTACAGGAAACATGGTTTTCCTCCCGGTTATAATCCTCCAAACAGTAGGACCGCTCCTTCGCTTAATGTTGTTTTAACTGATGATATTCCTTTTAAGAATTGTCAACAAGAACAGGATTCTGGAGACATGCGTTCTGCCTTCACAGCTCAGCAATATCAAGTCTTATCTGCCTTGATCAAGCAAAATGCAACAAACAATATTGCCACTCAGCCACCTGTGCAAGTAAATCAAGTGGGCTCTCTTACTGTTGATACCAATCACAAGGATTCTACAACTGATAATGTTACTATTTCAAACCTTTATACTAGTAGTAAAGGCTCTTGGATCTTAGATTCAGGAGCGACTGATCATGTTTGCACCTGTTTGTCTGATTTCACCTCTTATAAAAGTATAAAACATGTTCTTATCAGTTTGCCAATGGACATCGTTTCTATACTAGTTGTTCTGGAACTGTGGCTTTCA GACAATCTAACGAAAGAGAAGATTGGTATAGTTGAAGCCAAAGATGGCTTGTACATTTTTCATGCTTCTGTTTTTCAAAGACATACTACCAACAGATCTGTTCATTCTTTTCATTCTGTTTTGAAAGACACTAATGTGTGGCACAATAGACTGGGACATCTTTCTGATGAACGATTACATGTTTTGAGATATCGATACTCTTTTATTTCTGCCCATAAACCATATATGTGTGATACTTGTCATAGAGCAAAGCAAAGAAAACTTCTGTTTGCTTTAAGTGATTCCATtacttctaaatttttttag